The Solicola gregarius DNA window AGGTGATCCCGATGGAGTCGCTCAACCTGCACCTGACGGGCGACATGCACGCGGTCACCGCCGCCCACAACCTGCTGTCCGCAATGCTCGCCAACCACATCCACAAGGGCAACGCCCTCCGCATCGACCCGCACGCCGTCTCCTGGCGGCGCGTACTCGACATCAACGACCGCGAGCTCCGCCAGATCGTGACCGGACTCGGCGGTCGTACGAACGGCACACCCGCCGAGACGGGCTTCGACATCACCGCCGCGAGCGAGGTGATGGCCCTGCTCGCGCTGTCCACGTCGCTGCGCGACCTGCGGGAGCGGCTGGGCCGGATCGTCGTCGGATACAACGTCGACGGCGAGCCCGTGACCGCCGAGATGCTCAAGGTCGCCGGCGCGATGTGCGTACTGCTGCGCGACGCGATCAAGCCGAACCTCATGCAGACCGTCGAGCAGACGCCGGTGATGATCCACTGCGGGCCGTTCGGCAACATCGCGACCGGCAACTCATCCGTCGTCGCCGACCTGATCGCGATCCACGGCGGTGACTACCTCGTCACCGAGGCGGGCTTCGGCGCCGACATCGGCGCGGAGAAGTTCTTCAACATCAAGTGCCGCGCGTCGGGTCTCACCCCCGACGCCGCGGTCGTCGTCGCGGGCGTACGCGACCTCAAGACGCACTCGGGCAAGTACCGCGTCACTGCGGGCAAGCCGCTGCCCGAAGCGATGCTGGTCGAGAACCCGGACGATGTGTACGCGGGCGCGTCGAATCTGCGCCGCCAGCTGGCGAACATCCGGCGGCACGGCGTGAACCCCGTCGTCGCCGTGAACGCGTTCCCGACCGACTACGAAAGCGAGCAGCAGGCGATCCTCGACATCGCGGCGGAGGAGGGCGCTTACGCGGCGGTCAGCAACCACTTCACGCGCGGCGGAAAGGGCGCGATCGACCTCGCGCAGGCGGTCGCAGAAGCCTGCGACCAGCCGTCGACGTACCAACGTCTCTACCCCGACGATATGCCGCTGGCCGACAAGATCGAGACGATCGCGCGCGAGATGTACGGTGCCGACGGCATCGACGTCTCGCCGCTCGCAGCCCGGCAGCTGGAGTCGTACGAGCACAACGGGTTCGGCGATCTGCCCGTGTGCATTGCGAAAACCCACCTCTCGCTCACCGACGACCCGACCCGCAAGGGAGCACCGACGGGCTGGCGGCTGCCCGTACGGGAGGTACGCGCGTCGGTCGGCGCCGGGTTCATCTACCCGATCTGTGGGACCATGCAGACGATGCCCGGGCTGTCGTCGTCGCCCGCGGCCGAGCGCATCGACATCGACGACGAGGGAAATATCGTCGGTCTCTCATGACGAGGTGACGAACCTGATGAGTTGGCAGTCGGGCGACTATCTGCAACGCCCCCTGCAGGAGCTACTCGATGACGTCGGCGGCGCCGACCCCGTGCCCGCGGCCGGCTCGATGGCGGCAGCGACGGGCGCCCTCGCGGCGGCGCTCACCGCCAAGGTGGCGCGCCGTTCGATCGCGCGCATGGACGGCGCGGAAGAGCTTGCCCTGCGCGCGGATCATCTCCGCAACCGGCTGGAGCCGCTGGTCACGCTCGACGCCGCGTCGTACGCCGCCGTGCTCGACGCGCGCCGCGACGACAAGGACACGACGCCGACCTGGAAGGACGCGGCGTCGTGGCCGGAGACGATCGCATACGTCGCGGCCGACATCGCCGACCTCGCCGCCGAGCTGACCGAGAACGGCAATCCGAACCTTCGCTTCGACGCTGCCGGCGCGGCATCGTTCGCCGCGGCGACGGCCGAGGTCGCGTGCTCCCTGGTGGCCGCGAACGAGGGCGAGCTCGAGTCGGTACGCGCGGCCGCGCTACGCGCTCGGCGAACCGCCGAGCGTGCGGAGGCGGCCACCGACCGCGGGTGACGCCCGCGAGCGTCAGCGCCTGCCGTGGCAGCGGATACGCGGCACGGCCTCGTACGTCGACGAGAAGGTGTGGTCGCGGGCCTCGTCGCCATTGCGTACGAGAGTGCGCACCACCTCGATGGAGAATCCCGGAACTCCAGGCCGTGGCGAGCAGCGCTTGCCCTTGAGGTGGCGCACCGGGCGCTTGACCTTCTGGCGCGACCCGGTGTCGAGCTTCACGTTCCACCGCTTGGTGCTCCACAGCTCGACGTGCACCTTCGTACGCCGATCGCCCGCGTCCGCCCGGGCGGAGATGAGCACGCCGTGCCCGGTGTCGTTCTTCAGCCGCAGGTCGCGTCCGCCGTAGGTGACGGCCGCATCGCGGCCAACGGGCAACCGGGAGACGTAGGAGTGGTGGGCGTGCCGCTCGGGCACACCGAGCCCTGCCAACAGTCC harbors:
- a CDS encoding formate--tetrahydrofolate ligase; translation: MTESATSIPSDLAISRAAVPRPLTEVAAEMGIGPHLLEPYGNAAAKVSLDAIDELRDRPRAKYVVVSAITPTPLGTGKTTTSVGLGQGFKHIGKLGVVALRQPSMGPTFGIKGGAAGGGYSQVIPMESLNLHLTGDMHAVTAAHNLLSAMLANHIHKGNALRIDPHAVSWRRVLDINDRELRQIVTGLGGRTNGTPAETGFDITAASEVMALLALSTSLRDLRERLGRIVVGYNVDGEPVTAEMLKVAGAMCVLLRDAIKPNLMQTVEQTPVMIHCGPFGNIATGNSSVVADLIAIHGGDYLVTEAGFGADIGAEKFFNIKCRASGLTPDAAVVVAGVRDLKTHSGKYRVTAGKPLPEAMLVENPDDVYAGASNLRRQLANIRRHGVNPVVAVNAFPTDYESEQQAILDIAAEEGAYAAVSNHFTRGGKGAIDLAQAVAEACDQPSTYQRLYPDDMPLADKIETIAREMYGADGIDVSPLAARQLESYEHNGFGDLPVCIAKTHLSLTDDPTRKGAPTGWRLPVREVRASVGAGFIYPICGTMQTMPGLSSSPAAERIDIDDEGNIVGLS
- a CDS encoding cyclodeaminase/cyclohydrolase family protein, with translation MSWQSGDYLQRPLQELLDDVGGADPVPAAGSMAAATGALAAALTAKVARRSIARMDGAEELALRADHLRNRLEPLVTLDAASYAAVLDARRDDKDTTPTWKDAASWPETIAYVAADIADLAAELTENGNPNLRFDAAGAASFAAATAEVACSLVAANEGELESVRAAALRARRTAERAEAATDRG